A single genomic interval of Halichondria panicea chromosome 2, odHalPani1.1, whole genome shotgun sequence harbors:
- the LOC135331332 gene encoding uncharacterized protein LOC135331332 isoform X1: MACSESTRNLWRLRLNWFIVLLLSPVLYSFSYVGVLSSFHRFVTDPRNETVENNKTVEGGLGESELFYSLAIAAQNFGSVLGSLSSGILVRYVPVLYLFSNAVCLHIVGYVLYGLSTRGWMLIIAELLAGFYLGAQGTLSYSYVTETCVTYEELLSKREGNIEIDKSREIRLRNLLFTLKTVGNSLGSFIGAGTAIVLAYLPVDQYRTIAWVNVGSGSLLLFSFILLFHGEYSWKKIHRCKQLCKCSSNVRSQRPGPLQIFIIMSVFLLAFIDVFKWGFFETLMNPILSDSFGFTLAESAYFYLGFSVARILGAILTTVLQRLKMKPQAIGIVAILAVISGYLVISDWQAIPYDPCTECSPYHHDLLRNMSSCLNITDSDEQVYSDETDFLKPIEGFRMTSTLFSHSNLKRAIADIQIPSVYTNFSCQLCNVCNGTHPHGLPCSYHLIDDHGKLNYTLSVPEGVSFVETFLCQQNLSSIIDEFCVNIYKSQSSSPSQNFFVIREDDYSSASNACMDASLPHHHCHWIPFSQIANKKCEDCPPICRSIEQTLSFPQFIVGMTLLVATNPLIWFPMMAIISNQTPLEMQGMLIGIFFTVSTTAQSICPIILDAMYEGFKKRTFVAAALLATLHLPFLVEIIVLYKKLGPRYAGNEPRYTKLLINADTND; encoded by the exons ATGGCATGCAGTGAGAGCACAAGAAATCTGTGGAGGCTGAGGTTGAACTGGTTTATAGTGTTATTGCTGTCACCTGTTCTGTACTCTTTCAGCTACGTTGGAGTTCTGTCATCTTTTCACAGATTTGTGACTGATCCTAGAAATGAAACAGTGGAGAATAATAAAACG gTTGAGGGTGGCTTAGGTGAATCAGAATTGTTTTATTCTCTTGCAATAGCAGCACAAAACTTTGGGTCAGTACTAGGAAGTCTTTCAAGCGGTATTCTTGTGCGATATGTACCCGTCTTATACTTGTTTTCCAATGCTGTCTGTCTGCACATTGTCGGCTATGTGTTGTATGGACTTTCTACTCGAGGTTGGATGCTGATTATTGCCGAGTTGCTGGCAGGATTTTATCTTGGAGCTCAAGGAACGCTGAGTTATAGTTATGTCACAGAGACCTGTGTGACTTATGAGGAATTGTTGAGCAAAAGGGAAGGTAATATCGAAATTGACAAGAGTCGTGAAATTAGACTTCGAAATTTACTCTTCACACTCAAAACTGTTGGAAATAGCCTTGGCTCATTTATTGGAGCAG GCACAGCGATTGTACTGGCATACCTCCCTGTGGATCAGTACCGTACTATTGCCTGGGTGAATGTTGGAAGTGGTAGCTTGCTTCTTTTCTCTTTCATACTCTTATTTCATGGAGAGTACAGCTGGAAGAAGATACATAGATGTAAGCAACTCTGCAAATGCTCTAGTAACGTCAGATCACAGAGACCTGGACCTCTACAAATATT CATTATTATGAGCGTATTTCTACTGGCCTTTATTGATGTTTTCAAGTGGGGCTTCTTTGAAACTTTGATGAATCCAATCCTCAGTGACTCGTTTGGCTTTACTTTAGCTGAATCGGCATACTTCTATTTGGGATTCAGTGTTGCTCGGATTTTAGGTGCTATTTTAAC GACTGTTCTGCAAAGACTAAAGATGAAACCACAGGCTATTGGAATTGTTGCTATTTTAGCAGTAATTTCTGGTTACCTGGTGATTTCTGACTGGCAAGCAATCCCTTATGACCCATGTACAGAATGCAGTCCGTATCATCACGATCTCTTAAGAAATATGAGTTCTTGCCTAAATATTACAGACAGTGATGAGCAGGTATATAGTGATGAAACAGACTTTTTAAAACCCATAGAGGGGTTCAGAATGACAAGCACTTTGTTTTCACACTCTAATTTGAAACGAGCCATAGCTGATATCCAGATACCCAGTGTGTATACTAACTTTAGCTGTCAACTGTGCAATGTCTGTAATGGAACACATCCTCATGGACTGCCTTGTTCGTACCACTTAATAGATGATCATGGAAAATTAAATTATACTTTATCTGTTCCTGAAGGAGTATCATTTGTTGAGACTTTCCTTTGTCAGCAAAATTTATCATCAATTATTGATGAATTTTGTGTAAATATCTACAAAAGCCAATCGTCATCTCCGTCACAAAACTTTTTTGTTATCCGTGAAGACGACTACTCTTCAGCTAGTAATGCGTGTATGGATGCTAGTTTGCCACACCATCACTGCCATTGGATTCCCTTCTCACAAATTGCCAACAAAAAGTGTGAGGATTGTCCACCAATCTGCCGTAGCATTGAACAAACACTTAGTTTCCCTCAGTTTATAGTGGGAATGACACTGTTAGTTGCAACCAATCCCCTGATTTGGTTTCCTATGATGGCAATCATTTCCAACCAAACTCCACTAGAAATGCAG GGAATGCTGATTGGTATTTTCTTCACTGTGAGCACAACAGCACAAAGCATATGCCCTATTATTC TGGATGCGATGTATGAAGGATTCAAAAAGAGAACATTTGTTGCAGCCGCTTTGTTGGCCACTCTCCATCTACCATTTTTAGTTGAGATAATAGTGTTGTACAAAAAACTTGGGCCAAGGTATGCCGGCAATGAACCTCGGTACACCAAACTCTTGATCAATGCTGACACAAATGATTAG
- the LOC135331332 gene encoding uncharacterized protein LOC135331332 isoform X2: MLIIAELLAGFYLGAQGTLSYSYVTETCVTYEELLSKREGNIEIDKSREIRLRNLLFTLKTVGNSLGSFIGAGTAIVLAYLPVDQYRTIAWVNVGSGSLLLFSFILLFHGEYSWKKIHRCKQLCKCSSNVRSQRPGPLQIFIIMSVFLLAFIDVFKWGFFETLMNPILSDSFGFTLAESAYFYLGFSVARILGAILTTVLQRLKMKPQAIGIVAILAVISGYLVISDWQAIPYDPCTECSPYHHDLLRNMSSCLNITDSDEQVYSDETDFLKPIEGFRMTSTLFSHSNLKRAIADIQIPSVYTNFSCQLCNVCNGTHPHGLPCSYHLIDDHGKLNYTLSVPEGVSFVETFLCQQNLSSIIDEFCVNIYKSQSSSPSQNFFVIREDDYSSASNACMDASLPHHHCHWIPFSQIANKKCEDCPPICRSIEQTLSFPQFIVGMTLLVATNPLIWFPMMAIISNQTPLEMQGMLIGIFFTVSTTAQSICPIILDAMYEGFKKRTFVAAALLATLHLPFLVEIIVLYKKLGPRYAGNEPRYTKLLINADTND; encoded by the exons ATGCTGATTATTGCCGAGTTGCTGGCAGGATTTTATCTTGGAGCTCAAGGAACGCTGAGTTATAGTTATGTCACAGAGACCTGTGTGACTTATGAGGAATTGTTGAGCAAAAGGGAAGGTAATATCGAAATTGACAAGAGTCGTGAAATTAGACTTCGAAATTTACTCTTCACACTCAAAACTGTTGGAAATAGCCTTGGCTCATTTATTGGAGCAG GCACAGCGATTGTACTGGCATACCTCCCTGTGGATCAGTACCGTACTATTGCCTGGGTGAATGTTGGAAGTGGTAGCTTGCTTCTTTTCTCTTTCATACTCTTATTTCATGGAGAGTACAGCTGGAAGAAGATACATAGATGTAAGCAACTCTGCAAATGCTCTAGTAACGTCAGATCACAGAGACCTGGACCTCTACAAATATT CATTATTATGAGCGTATTTCTACTGGCCTTTATTGATGTTTTCAAGTGGGGCTTCTTTGAAACTTTGATGAATCCAATCCTCAGTGACTCGTTTGGCTTTACTTTAGCTGAATCGGCATACTTCTATTTGGGATTCAGTGTTGCTCGGATTTTAGGTGCTATTTTAAC GACTGTTCTGCAAAGACTAAAGATGAAACCACAGGCTATTGGAATTGTTGCTATTTTAGCAGTAATTTCTGGTTACCTGGTGATTTCTGACTGGCAAGCAATCCCTTATGACCCATGTACAGAATGCAGTCCGTATCATCACGATCTCTTAAGAAATATGAGTTCTTGCCTAAATATTACAGACAGTGATGAGCAGGTATATAGTGATGAAACAGACTTTTTAAAACCCATAGAGGGGTTCAGAATGACAAGCACTTTGTTTTCACACTCTAATTTGAAACGAGCCATAGCTGATATCCAGATACCCAGTGTGTATACTAACTTTAGCTGTCAACTGTGCAATGTCTGTAATGGAACACATCCTCATGGACTGCCTTGTTCGTACCACTTAATAGATGATCATGGAAAATTAAATTATACTTTATCTGTTCCTGAAGGAGTATCATTTGTTGAGACTTTCCTTTGTCAGCAAAATTTATCATCAATTATTGATGAATTTTGTGTAAATATCTACAAAAGCCAATCGTCATCTCCGTCACAAAACTTTTTTGTTATCCGTGAAGACGACTACTCTTCAGCTAGTAATGCGTGTATGGATGCTAGTTTGCCACACCATCACTGCCATTGGATTCCCTTCTCACAAATTGCCAACAAAAAGTGTGAGGATTGTCCACCAATCTGCCGTAGCATTGAACAAACACTTAGTTTCCCTCAGTTTATAGTGGGAATGACACTGTTAGTTGCAACCAATCCCCTGATTTGGTTTCCTATGATGGCAATCATTTCCAACCAAACTCCACTAGAAATGCAG GGAATGCTGATTGGTATTTTCTTCACTGTGAGCACAACAGCACAAAGCATATGCCCTATTATTC TGGATGCGATGTATGAAGGATTCAAAAAGAGAACATTTGTTGCAGCCGCTTTGTTGGCCACTCTCCATCTACCATTTTTAGTTGAGATAATAGTGTTGTACAAAAAACTTGGGCCAAGGTATGCCGGCAATGAACCTCGGTACACCAAACTCTTGATCAATGCTGACACAAATGATTAG